Proteins from a single region of Anaerolineae bacterium:
- a CDS encoding ABC transporter ATP-binding protein — protein sequence MAKREFTIENEYLYNRTGPVRWIGSHVARYPLLPTAMVVMAVINNLAYGYIQVFVGQAFDLITTPNWLMSGLAWLALGAVSMAFIQGITGLARNYAAEFLAQRVERDTRDELYVSLLGKSQTFHGRQRIGDIMARATNDVRSVNLMFSPGMNLIVDSVLAAITPFVLIGFIEPTLLAAPGVFLILFALTLADYNRKLKPVSIAMRQQFGVMNAGLAESIAGIETVKANVRERYEWHKFTQNAGLFRDHFVRQGEIQALYWPMLMFSLCWAGGFLLALLLWRAGSLTLGEVITFMGLMGLFRFITFISIFSFNLVQLGVAGAERILLLLNAETELDENKAGLAKPIEGEVVFDHVSFGYNDTCTLKNISFTAKAGQTVAIVGQTGSGKSSLTRLINRIFDVDGGQVRIDGVDVREWSMESLRSQISTIEQDVFLFSGTLAENIAFGCAESRPEAVEEAARQAQAHDFITHFSQGYQTEVGERGVTLSGGQRQRIAIARAFLTNPRILILDDSTSAIDSATEDQIQRAMRRISRQRTTFLITHRLSQIRWADHILVLRRGELVDQGTHDELLARSADYQKIFARYEA from the coding sequence ATGGCCAAAAGAGAATTTACCATAGAAAACGAATACCTCTACAATCGCACCGGGCCGGTGCGCTGGATAGGGTCTCATGTGGCCCGTTATCCACTGCTGCCCACGGCGATGGTGGTAATGGCCGTTATTAATAATTTAGCCTATGGCTACATTCAGGTGTTTGTGGGCCAGGCCTTTGACTTGATCACTACCCCCAACTGGCTTATGTCTGGCCTGGCCTGGCTGGCTCTGGGGGCAGTGAGTATGGCCTTCATCCAGGGCATTACCGGCCTGGCCCGTAACTACGCCGCCGAGTTTTTGGCCCAGCGGGTGGAGCGCGATACCCGGGATGAACTGTACGTGAGTTTGTTGGGCAAGAGCCAAACTTTTCATGGCCGCCAGCGCATCGGCGACATCATGGCCCGGGCCACCAACGACGTCCGTTCGGTGAACTTAATGTTCAGCCCCGGCATGAATTTGATCGTCGACTCGGTGCTTGCGGCCATTACGCCCTTTGTGCTTATTGGCTTCATTGAGCCTACTCTGCTGGCGGCGCCGGGCGTTTTTCTGATCCTCTTTGCCCTGACCCTGGCCGATTACAACCGCAAACTCAAGCCGGTGAGTATTGCCATGCGGCAGCAATTTGGCGTGATGAACGCCGGCCTGGCCGAGTCCATTGCCGGGATAGAGACGGTTAAGGCCAACGTGCGGGAGCGATACGAGTGGCACAAATTCACCCAAAACGCCGGCCTGTTCCGGGATCATTTTGTGCGCCAGGGCGAAATTCAGGCGCTCTATTGGCCCATGTTGATGTTCAGCCTGTGTTGGGCCGGGGGTTTTTTACTGGCCCTGTTGTTGTGGCGGGCGGGCAGTTTGACCCTGGGCGAGGTGATCACGTTTATGGGCCTGATGGGCCTGTTCCGGTTTATCACGTTTATCTCTATTTTCTCTTTCAACCTGGTCCAATTGGGCGTGGCCGGGGCCGAACGTATTTTGCTGCTGCTTAACGCCGAAACCGAACTTGACGAGAACAAGGCCGGGCTGGCCAAACCCATTGAGGGCGAAGTTGTGTTTGACCACGTCAGTTTTGGCTATAATGATACCTGCACCCTCAAAAACATCAGCTTTACGGCCAAAGCGGGGCAAACCGTGGCCATTGTGGGGCAAACCGGCTCCGGCAAATCCTCGTTGACCCGCCTCATCAACCGTATTTTTGACGTTGACGGGGGCCAGGTGCGCATTGACGGCGTAGACGTGCGCGAGTGGAGTATGGAGTCGTTACGTTCTCAAATTTCAACTATTGAGCAAGACGTGTTTCTCTTTTCCGGCACCCTGGCCGAGAACATCGCCTTTGGCTGCGCCGAATCCAGGCCTGAGGCGGTTGAAGAAGCGGCCCGCCAGGCCCAGGCCCATGATTTTATTACCCACTTCAGCCAGGGTTACCAAACCGAGGTGGGCGAGCGCGGGGTTACGCTTTCCGGCGGCCAGCGCCAGCGTATTGCCATTGCCCGCGCCTTTCTCACCAACCCCCGCATCCTGATTTTAGACGACAGCACCAGCGCTATTGACAGCGCCACCGAAGACCAGATCCAGCGGGCCATGCGCCGGATCAGCCGCCAGCGCACCACGTTTCTCATCACCCACCGGCTCAGCCAGATTCGTTGGGCCGACCACATTTTGGTGCTCCGTCGCGGCGAGTTGGTGGACCAGGGCACGCACGACGAGTTGTTAGCGCGGAGCGCGGATTATCAAAAGATTTTTGCCAGATATGAGGCATAG